A part of Liolophura sinensis isolate JHLJ2023 chromosome 1, CUHK_Ljap_v2, whole genome shotgun sequence genomic DNA contains:
- the LOC135471588 gene encoding RYamide receptor-like, with product MEIVDYMCNSTDITELKDANQSAENDDLNTVSGLPDTKTKLLVTFLYVTVIFVAVGGNAVVCYTVLWFQQVKNVTSYFIVNLACSDMLMASVCIPFTFVSNLILMYWPFGAIMCPLVCYLQTVFVFVSAYTMVAVSIDRYIAIVYPMRYRLCKRHAVLMIIGVWGLSLTISLPTALTSTVTLDNGVPLCQENWQESLLKYHYSLVVMVLQYFLPILFLSFAYSRVAAAIWFRKSPSKRISDARLTNNKQKMVKIMMIIVILYAICWLPLHVVTLLGDQNPALYDRPFMPIAWISFHWLAMSNSCYNPFIYYWMSNTFKLGFKSLLICRCCVCKHRNTRHYKRGLWRTKARKESPCRKSYVGQNVLGDRKRCIESFSSSV from the exons ATGGAAATTGTTGACTATATGTGTAACTCTACCGACATAACGGAACTAAAAGATGCAAACCAGAGTGCAGAAAACGACGACCTGAACACGGTGTCCGGTCTGCCGGATACTAAAACTAAGCTACTTGTCACATTTCTCTATGTCACGGTCATTTTCGTGGCTGTTGGTGGCAATGCTGTTGTATGTTACACAGTTTTGTGGTTCCAGCAAGTTAAGAACGTGACAAGCTATTTCATTGTTAACTTGGCTTGTAGTGACATGCTAATGGCCAGTGTGTGTATTCCCTTCACGTTTGTGTCCAACCTGATACTCATGTACTGGCCTTTTGGGGCCATCATGTGCCCCTTGGTGTGTTACCTCCAGACTGTATTTGTCTTTGTTAGCGCCTATACAATGGTGGCTGTTAGCATTGACCGATACATTGCTATAGTGTACCCGATGCGGTACCGTCTTTGTAAGCGACACGCCGTTCTCATGATTATTGGAGTGTGGGGACTGTCTCTGACTATCTCTCTACCCACAGCCCTCACCTCCACAGTCACGCTAGACAACGGTGTCCCATTATGTCAGGAAAACTGGCAAGAATcactactgaagtatcattaCAGCCTGGTGGTTATGGTATTACAGTACTTTTTGCCCATCCTGTTCCTTTCGTTTGCCTATAGTCGTGTTGCCGCGGCCATCTGGTTCAGGAAGAGTCCTAGCAAACGGATTTCCGATGCCAGGCTTACCAACAATAAACAAAAG ATGGTGAAAATTATGATGATCATTGTGATACTGTACGCCATTTGTTGGCTTCCGCTGCACGTGGTCACTCTGCTAGGCGACCAGAATCCGGCCCTCTACGATCGTCCCTTCATGCCCATCGCCTGGATCTCCTTCCATTGGCTGGCTATGAGCAACAGCTGCTACAACCCCTTCATCTATTACTGGATGAGTAACACGTTCAAACTGGGGTTCAAGTCTCTGCTTATTTGTagatgttgtgtgtgtaaacatCGGAACACGCGACATTACAAGAGGGGGCTGTGGCGAACGAAAGCAAGAAAAGAGTCACCGTGTAGGAAGTCTTACGTGGGACAAAATGTTCTCGGCGACAGAAAACGTTGTATCGAATCCTTTAGTTCAAGTGTGTAA